The Lolium rigidum isolate FL_2022 chromosome 1, APGP_CSIRO_Lrig_0.1, whole genome shotgun sequence region GCAGGAAACGCGCCGCCGCACCCCGCGTCCAGCacgacgccctcaccggccgcACTAGCCCGCGCCGCTGCCACCGCATGAGGGGCAGAgagggccggcgccggcgccgcacgGGCTTCGCCCGTCGACGCGCTGAGgttgcggcgaggaggaggggggcGAGGGGAGGGGGCGTCGCTGGGAGCCCCAGGCCGCCCGCGGGAGCGGCTAAGGGGCATGGTATATACAAAGAACgttatggatattgcagtgtggtgcttgaacatCGATGGTCACACCTTCTTTCAAAGGCCTAACTTTTAATGGTACTGCTAGTGAGGCTCTTAGTTTCCTCCTCGACCTCAAATTCTTGGATTGAGCTTCAGTGATTTTGCCACCccacaaagtcactgactttgtgtCACTTACAAGTGAGGTAATGTGAAATCCTTCATTATGTGTGTCCCACATTACCCTACTTGTAAGTGacacaaagtcagtgactttgtggGGTGGCAAAGTCACTGAAGCTGAATCCCAAATTCTTCATCACATACCTCAACATTGACGGTCACGCCTTCATTGAATAAACCAAACCAAGGGTATCTATCTAGCAACATCTTCAAAATAATAGCATTTATATTAGctctgctatattaatatagcaaccacacttATTGTAATTTTTCTTCTCACATCCCCAATTTATTTGATACACGAAAAAAAAGGCAAATTAGGCAACGAACGTAAGGATACAGCAACGAGTGATTTCATTTTTATAACAAAACGCGTGGAGTGAGACGCGCGGAGAGCGGCTTCTTCATCGTCTTGATGAATGTGTCCAACTCTGTGAGGTCGACGGCAGCACAATCCTCCGTCGGCGGCGCCCACTGGAACTCCCGCACGAGCGCAGCTAAGAAACACTTGATGTTCACCATGGCCACACCTGATCCAGGGCAGAACCGATGCCCCGCGCCGAAGGGCATCATCCTGATCTCCCTGGGACCAGGCAGAGGGCCGACGTCCTCTGCCTCGCCACCGGGCAGGAACCGCTCAGGCCGGAACTCGTCGGGGTCCTTCCACGTGTTCTTGTCCCTTCCGATGTCCCCCAGGGTGAACTGCACGAGcacgtcgcccgccgccgccgccgccggtacggTTGCCGTTCCTCCGACTCCGACCACCCTCGCGGCGACGTCGGCCTGGACGTGGCGCTGCATGAACGGAACGAGCGGATGCAGGCGGAGGCTCTCCAGCACCACGGCGTTAAGATACGGCATGCCACGGATAAGGCTCCTGCGGAAGACATCCCCTCCGTCGACCTCCTCACGAAGCTTTTGCTGGACGTCCTGCCTGTTTACGAGGTGAGCGAGGGTCCATTCGAGGCATGCCCCGATGGTCCCTGCGCCGGCGCCAAGGAACTCGGAGAAGAGGTTAACCATCTCGTCATCCCTAAcaccgcgccgcccaccgccgtcgtccccgtcgacgGGTACGCGTAGGTCCATGAGCGAGTCTACGTACGGACGAAGGCCGTTGTATGGCCCTCGAGACTCCCGCCGTGCGGCAACGAGAGGGAGGAACAGCTCACCCAACCGGCCGTGCAGGGCCAGGAGCCGCCGTAGACGCCTCCACTCGGCGAGCCTTGCCCGCAGGGTGCCAGGCGAGGCCCTGGCCTCTCCGACGGCGATCTGCTGGAAGCTCCGTATCACGGAGCCCATGGCGTGTACATGgcacccgtcgacgccgtcgccgAAGCACAGGCGCGCGATGACCGGAAAGACGGCGTCGCAGAGGTGCTCACGGACGGGAATGGCaccctctccggcggcggcggcagacgaTGACAAGCTGGTGACGAGGGCCTCGATGCCCTCCCGCTGTAGCGGCGCGAGGTACCCGAGGCGCGACGGGTGGAGGGTCTCGGCGGTGAGGTTGCAGCGGAAAGCACGCCAGAGCGGGCTATGGGAAACGGAGGCTAGACTCTCACCGCGTCGACCGCCGTTTCTCTCGGCCAGATATCTGAGGAAGGGCGCCAACGGGCGGTTCGAGAAGTCGTCGGCGTTCTCGACGAGCGCACGGTGGACGACGGCAGGGTGGCCGATCTTCTGGATGACGACTGGAGCTGGAGCACGAGCATGCTTAGCACTGCTGTAGCTCCTACGTCGCTGGAATATGACGGAGAAGCCTACGAGAACTAGGGCAAGGAACACAAGGAGCTCCATTGTTGATTAAGCTTTTTGTTATTTTAGGTGTGTGTTGCAGTGAACTCCATTGTACCTCTTTATATACACAACGTCTACATGAAGTGAGATGATGTTGCCCTAGGTAAGCGATCGATCAAGGTAAATGATTAGGTGTAACCTAACAATGGTAAGACCACTCACACGTGTGTACATACCAATTTTTTTTCTGAGATGACGTACGTACCAAATTTTACTCACACTTAAATCGATCATTGGTTCTTTTCTGGATAGTGAATAAGCTACGATCTGTTGTGTCAAGCGTGCTGTATT contains the following coding sequences:
- the LOC124707160 gene encoding cytochrome P450 89A2-like; its protein translation is MELLVFLALVLVGFSVIFQRRRSYSSAKHARAPAPVVIQKIGHPAVVHRALVENADDFSNRPLAPFLRYLAERNGGRRGESLASVSHSPLWRAFRCNLTAETLHPSRLGYLAPLQREGIEALVTSLSSSAAAAGEGAIPVREHLCDAVFPVIARLCFGDGVDGCHVHAMGSVIRSFQQIAVGEARASPGTLRARLAEWRRLRRLLALHGRLGELFLPLVAARRESRGPYNGLRPYVDSLMDLRVPVDGDDGGGRRGVRDDEMVNLFSEFLGAGAGTIGACLEWTLAHLVNRQDVQQKLREEVDGGDVFRRSLIRGMPYLNAVVLESLRLHPLVPFMQRHVQADVAARVVGVGGTATVPAAAAAGDVLVQFTLGDIGRDKNTWKDPDEFRPERFLPGGEAEDVGPLPGPREIRMMPFGAGHRFCPGSGVAMVNIKCFLAALVREFQWAPPTEDCAAVDLTELDTFIKTMKKPLSARLTPRVLL